The Leptolyngbya sp. CCY15150 genome contains a region encoding:
- a CDS encoding DUF3352 domain-containing protein: MAKRKPALLLTLGTAIAFITGGSVAYWWLRGQSGLQSPASLPVGIEVIPQNALMTFSVSTSPQQWQTLRSFGTPESQEQVDQLLARWRDRWLSAYDLDFPRDLQAWIGPEMTVAVLPNKAPAASGSVSPDPDPSPGSSPDSPVENGIENDSVLVAILPIIDPLQAEQTLSDRLSDTEPQQEQVYRGVTLQEFVSQTGQSYAAAVFENQFIAIAPSLDVLQTLVDADQANAGIDTVVGYQDALSQTGVEQPFLRLYVNIPEAQAIAATGDPSPLPSAGLSSLSQNQGLAATLTLENQGIRIQTQLWRSAEQATPTITNEITDIAKALPDTTILMLSGSNLRAVWQQYSQEQPEAPPDQPNASPNILHPDALRQGLQAAVGLDLDQDFMSWMTGEFALGVIPIANPTAPDQTSAGVLVIAKASDRSAAEQTLASLDDVMNRRYRFDVSEANVSGETVTTWTQPFSGLTIVRGWLEGDRAFLAIRGAVADTVVPQPQSTLADSSLYQTLTSNDARTNGQFFVNVEQLLNPQAGLPIPPTPDRYTPYVSALQAIGVTTRSQTPQSTLYDIYVMLKQGRTPGPLPEVDASASPAATDPDTPKETSPADDQDGATP; this comes from the coding sequence GTGGCAAAACGTAAACCTGCTCTGTTGTTAACGTTAGGAACGGCGATCGCCTTTATCACCGGGGGTAGCGTAGCCTACTGGTGGCTCAGGGGGCAATCGGGGCTGCAATCGCCGGCATCGTTGCCCGTTGGCATCGAGGTGATTCCCCAAAATGCCTTGATGACCTTCTCTGTATCTACCAGTCCCCAACAATGGCAAACCCTGCGCTCCTTTGGCACCCCTGAATCCCAAGAGCAGGTAGATCAGCTCCTAGCCAGATGGCGCGATCGCTGGCTATCTGCCTATGATCTCGATTTTCCGCGGGATCTCCAGGCCTGGATTGGGCCAGAAATGACCGTTGCGGTTCTCCCTAACAAGGCTCCTGCGGCTAGCGGATCGGTATCCCCCGATCCAGACCCATCACCTGGATCGAGCCCCGACAGCCCGGTGGAGAACGGCATCGAGAACGACTCCGTTTTAGTCGCCATCTTGCCCATTATCGATCCGCTGCAGGCTGAGCAGACCCTGTCCGATCGGTTGAGCGATACAGAGCCGCAACAGGAACAGGTCTACCGAGGCGTAACGCTTCAGGAGTTTGTCAGCCAAACAGGACAATCCTATGCCGCTGCAGTTTTTGAGAATCAGTTTATTGCAATCGCTCCCAGCCTGGATGTTTTGCAAACCTTAGTGGATGCGGATCAAGCCAATGCCGGTATTGATACGGTTGTCGGCTACCAAGATGCCCTAAGTCAAACTGGTGTTGAGCAACCCTTCCTGCGGCTCTACGTCAACATTCCCGAGGCGCAAGCGATCGCCGCCACTGGAGATCCCTCACCCCTACCGTCAGCAGGGCTCTCGTCGCTCAGCCAAAACCAAGGACTGGCTGCAACACTCACCCTAGAAAACCAAGGCATTCGCATCCAAACCCAGCTCTGGCGCAGTGCAGAGCAAGCCACCCCCACCATTACCAACGAAATAACCGACATTGCTAAGGCCTTGCCCGACACCACTATCCTGATGCTGAGCGGTAGTAACCTCCGAGCCGTCTGGCAGCAGTATAGCCAAGAGCAGCCGGAGGCTCCCCCCGACCAGCCCAATGCATCGCCCAACATTCTCCATCCCGATGCCCTACGCCAAGGGCTACAGGCTGCTGTGGGTTTAGATCTCGATCAAGACTTCATGAGCTGGATGACCGGAGAATTTGCCCTGGGTGTCATCCCCATTGCCAATCCCACAGCCCCTGATCAAACCAGCGCCGGGGTGCTCGTGATTGCCAAGGCTAGCGATCGCTCAGCCGCCGAACAAACCCTGGCATCCCTAGATGACGTGATGAACCGCCGCTACCGTTTTGACGTGAGCGAGGCCAACGTAAGCGGCGAGACCGTAACCACATGGACTCAGCCCTTTTCCGGGCTGACGATTGTGCGGGGATGGTTGGAGGGCGATCGCGCCTTTCTAGCCATTCGCGGGGCGGTAGCCGACACCGTAGTGCCCCAGCCCCAAAGCACCCTCGCCGACAGCAGCCTCTACCAAACCCTGACCTCCAACGACGCCCGCACCAACGGACAATTTTTTGTGAATGTTGAGCAATTGCTCAACCCTCAAGCAGGTCTTCCCATTCCGCCCACGCCCGATCGCTACACCCCATATGTCTCGGCACTTCAGGCTATTGGCGTCACCACGCGATCGCAAACCCCACAAAGCACGCTGTACGACATCTACGTCATGCTGAAACAAGGCAGAACCCCAGGCCCATTACCTGAGGTGGATGCATCTGCCTCACCCGCTGCCACCGATCCTGACACCCCCAAGGAAACATCCCCAGCAGACGACCAAGACGGCGCAACCCCGTAG
- the ccsB gene encoding c-type cytochrome biogenesis protein CcsB translates to MDLVTLQGWLDNGSFAILFLTMLLYWCGAAFPTIPYLAGLGTLGMAIANLSMAALLTARWVDAGYFPLSNLYESLFFLAWGITAVHLFAEHMSRSRLVGTVTAPVAMGIAAFAALSLPSQMQVSEPLVPALKSNWLMMHVSVMLISYSALMVGALMAIAFLVVTRGQAVELRGSSVGTGAYRDAKFRIRRSSSSPEPEATPAYSAGSTAVLEAPVQAQAALSPQRLSLADTLDNISYRIIGLGFPLLTIGIIAGAVWANEAWGSYWSWDPKETWALITWLVFAAYLHARITRGWQGRRPAILAASGFLVVWICYLGVNILGKGLHSYGWFF, encoded by the coding sequence ATGGATTTGGTGACTCTTCAGGGTTGGCTAGACAATGGGTCGTTTGCCATTCTGTTTTTGACCATGCTGCTGTACTGGTGTGGCGCAGCATTTCCAACCATCCCCTACCTAGCGGGGCTCGGCACCCTAGGCATGGCGATCGCCAACCTGAGCATGGCGGCCCTGCTGACGGCTCGATGGGTTGATGCGGGCTACTTTCCCCTCAGCAACCTATACGAATCCTTGTTTTTCCTGGCTTGGGGGATCACGGCTGTTCACCTGTTTGCCGAACATATGAGCCGCAGTCGCCTAGTCGGTACGGTAACCGCGCCTGTAGCCATGGGCATTGCCGCCTTCGCGGCCCTGTCTCTCCCCTCCCAAATGCAGGTTTCCGAACCCCTAGTGCCAGCCCTGAAATCCAATTGGCTGATGATGCATGTGAGCGTCATGCTGATTAGCTACTCGGCCCTGATGGTAGGAGCCTTGATGGCGATCGCCTTCTTGGTGGTCACCCGCGGACAAGCCGTGGAGCTACGCGGTAGTTCGGTGGGCACCGGGGCCTATCGGGATGCCAAGTTTCGCATTCGCCGCTCAAGCAGCAGTCCTGAACCTGAAGCGACCCCTGCCTACAGCGCAGGCAGTACGGCTGTGCTGGAAGCTCCTGTCCAAGCCCAAGCTGCCCTCTCCCCTCAGCGCCTAAGTCTAGCGGACACCCTCGACAACATCAGCTATCGAATTATTGGACTAGGCTTTCCTCTCTTGACCATCGGCATCATTGCCGGAGCCGTCTGGGCCAACGAAGCTTGGGGCTCCTACTGGAGCTGGGATCCCAAGGAAACCTGGGCCCTGATTACCTGGCTGGTGTTTGCCGCCTACCTCCATGCCCGCATTACTCGGGGCTGGCAAGGTCGTCGCCCGGCTATTTTGGCGGCATCCGGCTTCCTCGTCGTGTGGATCTGCTACCTAGGGGTAAACATCCTCGGCAAAGGCCTGCATAGCTACGGCTGGTTCTTTTAG
- the tilS gene encoding tRNA lysidine(34) synthetase TilS produces the protein MGINLPWTILHARLHQTLRDRSLLPAGDRCLVAVSGGQDSLCLIRLLLDLQTKWGWEIAIAHCNHGWRTDADENAAHVQALAHQWQIPYYGVATQTLPPTEAAARTWRYDQLTAIAQDHAYTQVATGHTASDRAETLLYNLVRGAGMDGLQALTWCRPLSDRIQLVRPLLAMTREETARFCHERDLPIWQDSSNSDLHYARNRIRHTLLPLLTEQINAQAEGHLAQTAELLRADVEYLSHLAEQLWHQAREADEQGRAARLNRTTLQASPLALQRRVMRLHLQALSIPAPSYHQIEKLVALIWAPNRSQTDPLPGGAIARVEHPWIVITSRDATP, from the coding sequence ATGGGGATCAACCTACCCTGGACTATCCTCCACGCTCGCCTGCACCAAACCCTGCGCGATCGCTCCCTGTTGCCAGCGGGCGATCGCTGTTTAGTTGCCGTATCTGGCGGGCAAGACTCCCTTTGCCTGATTCGCCTGCTGCTGGATCTCCAGACCAAGTGGGGCTGGGAGATAGCCATAGCCCACTGCAACCATGGCTGGAGAACCGATGCGGATGAAAATGCCGCCCATGTGCAGGCTTTAGCCCATCAGTGGCAGATTCCCTACTACGGGGTTGCCACCCAAACCCTACCGCCCACCGAAGCAGCGGCACGCACCTGGCGCTATGACCAACTGACTGCGATCGCCCAGGATCATGCCTACACCCAGGTGGCGACCGGACATACGGCCAGCGATCGCGCTGAAACATTGCTCTATAACCTGGTGCGGGGGGCCGGCATGGATGGACTGCAGGCCTTGACCTGGTGTCGTCCTCTCAGCGATCGCATCCAACTGGTACGCCCCCTACTGGCTATGACCCGTGAGGAAACTGCCCGGTTTTGTCACGAGCGAGATCTGCCGATCTGGCAAGACTCCAGCAACAGCGATCTCCACTACGCCCGCAACCGCATCCGCCATACCCTACTGCCCCTACTCACAGAGCAGATCAATGCTCAAGCCGAAGGTCACCTAGCCCAAACGGCAGAATTGCTGCGCGCCGATGTAGAGTACCTATCCCATCTAGCTGAACAGCTTTGGCACCAGGCTCGGGAAGCAGATGAACAGGGGCGAGCGGCTCGACTAAATCGCACGACACTGCAAGCATCTCCCCTAGCGCTGCAACGACGGGTGATGCGTTTACACTTACAGGCTCTGTCGATCCCGGCCCCCAGCTACCACCAGATTGAAAAACTAGTGGCGCTGATCTGGGCTCCCAACCGCAGCCAGACCGATCCCCTACCTGGAGGGGCGATCGCCCGCGTGGAGCATCCGTGGATTGTGATCACATCGAGAGATGCGACCCCCTAG
- the hmpF gene encoding pilus motility taxis protein HmpF, whose amino-acid sequence MLYLAEVQKQKSGFMGGGGKAEFKLIACQRSEQSWSAYDETIAAPDDVTYNAGAIVMVELTGAKQVRRHFEAGRQLVSILQNFSKLQEKSKTQEEEIEQWKQSLTYQSQELNRREMEMEARQEQLQQMEEDFERLDQQRQDIEDTRQEVENLREEFERKSQELEGAWAHLNGEVRRFEERQAEQQQSATLDDEKATTLRALLDQISGAVAPTESVREQLHQSFEILDRQQQALQHHWQGLEGSRSSAQQRQSELEQQAQTIRDAWQAWYDAQENLEHLKAELRSQQQALSLKQDYVKALEAQIKAQADLHRNVCFLADGSDSITIGVSIDLQALEAMPLDDLQRITQDLESELEKNSKFVNSQEEELTYKQEEIDEIQRRIDEANDFDRLQLENELKDEQDGYEMLNETLVGQRRNLREREAILKQHKSILARRQGHAVGEGEPGEIDLKPVLNQIEAHRQAMQDELSQVQATIQDIHGQLEQLQTQVDQQTSHQIAQREEVRQLEANLSDQRAAVAELWGKVYLYEELLQPTQDGYDSLRQTVQSIGDLMSQFQEASDYQLQGITEMQQMIEQLTSQSAELAAS is encoded by the coding sequence GTGCTGTATTTAGCTGAAGTACAGAAACAGAAAAGTGGCTTTATGGGCGGCGGCGGTAAGGCAGAGTTTAAGCTCATTGCCTGCCAGCGTTCTGAGCAAAGTTGGAGCGCCTATGATGAAACCATTGCTGCTCCAGATGACGTGACCTATAACGCCGGAGCCATCGTGATGGTGGAATTAACCGGTGCCAAGCAGGTGCGGCGACATTTTGAAGCGGGTCGTCAGCTTGTCAGCATTTTGCAAAACTTTTCTAAGCTCCAAGAAAAATCCAAGACCCAAGAAGAAGAGATTGAGCAGTGGAAGCAGTCGCTGACGTATCAAAGCCAAGAGCTGAATCGCCGGGAAATGGAAATGGAAGCCCGGCAAGAGCAACTCCAGCAGATGGAAGAAGACTTTGAACGGCTTGACCAACAGCGCCAAGACATTGAAGATACCCGCCAAGAGGTTGAAAACCTGCGCGAGGAGTTTGAGCGCAAAAGCCAAGAGCTAGAAGGGGCATGGGCCCATCTCAATGGGGAAGTGCGCCGTTTTGAGGAACGGCAGGCAGAACAGCAGCAGTCAGCAACGTTAGATGATGAAAAGGCGACGACGCTACGGGCGCTGCTCGATCAGATTTCTGGAGCCGTTGCACCTACAGAGTCTGTACGCGAACAGCTCCATCAGTCGTTTGAAATTTTAGACAGGCAGCAGCAGGCACTTCAGCATCACTGGCAGGGTTTGGAAGGCAGCCGCAGCTCAGCCCAGCAGCGACAGTCGGAGTTGGAACAGCAGGCCCAGACGATCCGTGATGCTTGGCAGGCTTGGTATGACGCCCAAGAAAACTTGGAACATCTCAAGGCGGAGTTGCGATCGCAACAACAAGCTCTCAGCCTCAAGCAAGACTACGTGAAAGCTCTAGAAGCTCAAATTAAAGCCCAAGCGGATCTGCATCGCAATGTGTGTTTTCTGGCTGATGGGTCGGATTCAATCACCATTGGCGTATCGATTGATCTGCAAGCTTTAGAGGCTATGCCGCTGGATGATTTGCAGCGGATTACCCAAGACTTGGAGTCGGAGCTGGAGAAAAACTCCAAGTTTGTGAATAGCCAAGAAGAAGAGCTGACCTACAAGCAAGAAGAAATTGATGAAATTCAGCGCCGCATTGATGAAGCCAATGACTTCGATCGCTTGCAGCTTGAAAACGAGTTAAAAGATGAGCAAGACGGCTATGAAATGCTCAACGAAACGCTCGTCGGGCAGCGTCGCAATCTACGGGAACGGGAAGCCATTCTCAAGCAGCACAAGTCCATCCTCGCTCGGCGACAAGGCCATGCGGTGGGTGAAGGTGAGCCAGGGGAAATTGACTTGAAGCCAGTGCTCAATCAAATTGAGGCCCATCGTCAGGCTATGCAGGATGAGCTTAGCCAGGTGCAGGCAACGATTCAAGACATCCATGGTCAACTTGAACAACTGCAGACCCAGGTAGATCAGCAAACCAGCCATCAAATCGCCCAGCGGGAAGAGGTACGGCAACTAGAAGCTAACCTCAGCGATCAGCGAGCGGCGGTGGCAGAACTCTGGGGCAAGGTCTACCTCTATGAAGAACTGCTCCAGCCGACCCAAGACGGCTACGATAGCCTCCGGCAGACGGTTCAGTCCATTGGTGATCTTATGTCTCAGTTCCAAGAGGCCAGCGACTATCAGCTCCAAGGCATTACGGAAATGCAGCAGATGATTGAGCAACTCACCAGCCAATCGGCAGAACTGGCGGCATCGTGA
- a CDS encoding response regulator → MQGKLNEIDIRSIMQLIELGQRTGELFVEAYGTTTSSTSEPSPKKICAQSWFVFFQNGQIIYAGDSAGRSRLRDYLRRYDLEHLIDTIGISAIATLNAPEYGHVWALLERQALTPAQGRSIVQSMIRETLFDLLSLHQGSFTFEISPPLSPQLTTIEVSSILADTIKQIQEWKQFSPHIQSPDQCPAIIELEQLRTALKPQTLRLLTTWVDGKTSIRQMARYLNRDILHVARAIYPYVKRGFVQINPPVAGKTKQGELSLPDDRHVPRIVCIDDSATIRKAVEFILNHQGYEATGISNPIKALSLVFQLKPDLILCDIAMPELDGYEICAMLRKSTAFRQTPIVMLTGKDGFIDRVKARIVEATDYLTKPFGASELTTIVEKYVGFGQPDRPDPQELLAEAVEDELDIDLTQSASAPSRP, encoded by the coding sequence ATGCAAGGCAAGCTAAACGAAATTGACATCCGCAGCATCATGCAACTCATCGAACTGGGTCAGCGAACCGGTGAGTTGTTTGTTGAGGCCTACGGCACAACGACGTCGAGCACGTCTGAGCCATCTCCCAAAAAGATTTGTGCGCAATCTTGGTTTGTCTTTTTCCAAAATGGTCAAATTATCTACGCCGGGGATAGCGCCGGGCGATCGCGCCTGCGAGACTATCTGCGTCGCTACGACCTCGAACACCTAATCGACACCATCGGCATTTCAGCGATCGCCACCCTGAATGCTCCCGAATATGGCCATGTCTGGGCCCTGCTCGAACGCCAAGCCCTCACCCCTGCCCAAGGGCGCAGCATCGTCCAAAGCATGATTCGGGAAACCTTGTTCGATCTGCTGAGCCTCCACCAAGGCTCGTTCACCTTCGAAATTAGCCCGCCGCTCTCCCCCCAGCTCACCACCATTGAAGTCAGCTCCATCCTGGCCGACACCATCAAGCAAATCCAAGAATGGAAGCAGTTTAGCCCCCATATTCAATCCCCCGACCAATGCCCGGCCATTATCGAACTAGAGCAACTGCGCACCGCCCTCAAGCCCCAAACCCTCCGCTTGCTCACCACCTGGGTTGATGGCAAAACCTCGATTCGGCAAATGGCTCGCTACCTCAACCGCGACATTCTCCATGTAGCCCGCGCCATTTATCCCTACGTCAAACGGGGGTTTGTGCAAATCAACCCACCCGTTGCTGGCAAAACCAAGCAGGGCGAGCTATCGCTGCCAGACGATCGGCATGTGCCCCGCATTGTCTGCATTGATGACAGTGCTACGATTCGTAAAGCTGTGGAATTTATCCTGAATCATCAAGGCTACGAAGCAACAGGGATCAGTAATCCTATCAAGGCCCTGAGCTTAGTGTTTCAACTGAAACCCGATCTGATCTTGTGTGACATTGCCATGCCAGAGCTGGATGGTTACGAGATCTGCGCCATGCTGCGCAAGTCCACCGCCTTCCGGCAAACGCCCATTGTCATGCTGACCGGCAAAGATGGCTTCATTGATCGGGTGAAAGCTCGTATCGTCGAGGCCACCGACTACCTCACCAAGCCCTTCGGGGCCAGCGAACTAACCACCATCGTCGAAAAATATGTAGGATTTGGGCAACCCGATCGCCCTGATCCTCAGGAACTACTAGCGGAAGCTGTGGAAGATGAACTAGACATCGACCTAACTCAGTCTGCCTCCGCACCATCCCGCCCGTAA
- a CDS encoding response regulator, producing the protein MSTVLVVEDSVTQREMITDLLKGSGLNVTIASDGVEALEQIQGHRPDLVVLDIVMPRMNGYEVCRRLKADPKTQDVPVVMCSSKGEEFDRYWGMKQGADAYIAKPFQPTELVGTVKQLLRG; encoded by the coding sequence ATGAGTACAGTTTTGGTGGTGGAAGATAGTGTGACCCAACGAGAAATGATTACTGACCTTCTCAAAGGCAGCGGTCTCAACGTCACCATCGCAAGCGATGGCGTGGAAGCACTCGAACAAATTCAGGGGCATCGTCCGGATCTAGTGGTGCTAGACATTGTCATGCCGCGAATGAATGGGTACGAAGTTTGTCGCCGTCTGAAAGCCGATCCAAAAACACAGGATGTGCCCGTTGTGATGTGCTCATCTAAAGGAGAAGAGTTCGATCGCTACTGGGGCATGAAACAGGGAGCAGATGCATACATTGCCAAACCCTTTCAACCGACCGAGTTGGTTGGCACGGTGAAGCAATTGCTGCGAGGGTAA
- a CDS encoding chemotaxis protein CheW — translation MISNPDFLTGRGQDQDQVPEFQELESPEGELHLKFYVTSGDEFALPAIGIREVISTSPDRITPIPNVSPLLLGTLNVRGRVIWVADLGQFLGDSAPLSTDRSEIHVIAVEDQDTMLGLAVDKIIGMDWLDIDEVQMPTNVPDSMAPFLRGEWMTEGDSNRLLRLLDQIAILRSARWAA, via the coding sequence ATGATCAGCAACCCAGACTTTTTAACGGGTAGAGGACAAGATCAAGACCAAGTTCCTGAATTCCAGGAGCTGGAAAGCCCCGAAGGTGAGCTTCACCTTAAGTTTTATGTGACATCCGGCGACGAATTTGCCCTCCCCGCCATTGGCATTCGGGAGGTGATTTCCACGTCTCCCGATCGCATTACCCCCATTCCGAACGTTTCTCCCCTACTATTAGGTACCCTCAACGTGCGAGGGCGTGTCATCTGGGTTGCTGACTTAGGTCAGTTTTTGGGTGATTCTGCGCCCCTGAGTACTGACCGCTCAGAAATTCATGTCATTGCAGTTGAAGACCAAGACACTATGCTAGGCTTAGCGGTTGACAAAATCATTGGCATGGATTGGCTAGACATTGACGAAGTACAGATGCCAACCAATGTTCCTGACAGCATGGCCCCCTTCCTGCGAGGGGAATGGATGACGGAGGGGGATAGCAACCGGTTGCTTCGATTACTCGATCAGATTGCAATTCTGCGATCAGCACGATGGGCAGCATAA
- a CDS encoding methyl-accepting chemotaxis protein produces the protein MGSGTDYAQAYQRAERAYLQGSYQDAADIIDQLAVDYPEDPNVLLLRGHIYCYGLQRYDVAQQEYQSVLGLTSDQQYMDYANDGLAYASQFVDEVSSSAADPRFDDIDSDFSGTVQEPLSYATETNGSASYADSDSEEGFSFDSVDFDSLGNAGLDDEGAADFESGGFEPGEVQDFADPFATGGDPFGVGSSASDFADPFGGEMGDRSDDTHPSLDDTFIPPHVDSSDSYSSGRMDSSGGMPLPQSSDDETLFMGSADDLNDDFGVEPSYDYEAPPSGYGNTPDYDDERTFVSSETGGFTIGDMEGSDFPTSDDPLASGRSSGSMSGGIDFLDEFDEFDDLGSIPDFDLDDNSAGLTSPSIGSADFGLSSSGTPSSISGTAFDFDSGEDQSLIQEDEIFSIAGTSEQLPTFTGDSQGDEAEVSVEQGPFAFLENASIPSKRLLVSGLTGAASAFAVAVATFITATVIQDADSSATGRLRMSGLVMALVGGATGFGVSMVLSGAANKPIERSVDDLRKQFHSVSQGNFNARATVYSEDEFGQLANGFNQMARVILTTTSEAQRKAEEQEQAKEDLQRQVIRLLDDVEGAARGDLTVQAEVTADVLGAVADSFNLTIQNLRDIVQQVKAAAKQVNKGSTENEIFARSLSSDALRQAEELAVTLNSVQVMTDSIQRVAESAREAEEVARSASATALKGGEAVERTVAGILQIRETVAETTRKVKRLAESSQEISKIVALISQIASRTNLLALNASIEAARAGEAGRGFAIVADEVRQLADRAAKASKEIEQIVLQIQSETGSVMTAMEEGTQQVIEGTRLAEQAKRALEDIIQVSNRIDVLVRSITADTVEQTETSRAVAQVMQSVELTAQETSQEAQRVSASLQSQLSVARDLLNSVERFRVE, from the coding sequence ATGGGATCAGGTACTGATTACGCGCAGGCATATCAACGCGCTGAGCGAGCATACTTACAGGGTAGCTATCAAGATGCGGCCGATATTATCGATCAACTGGCAGTCGATTATCCCGAAGATCCAAACGTACTGCTGCTGCGCGGCCATATTTATTGCTATGGGCTCCAGCGCTATGATGTCGCTCAGCAGGAATATCAATCTGTCTTAGGTCTCACCTCTGACCAACAGTATATGGACTACGCAAACGACGGGTTGGCCTATGCCAGCCAGTTTGTCGATGAGGTGAGCAGCAGCGCAGCAGATCCACGGTTTGATGATATTGATAGCGACTTTTCTGGCACAGTTCAAGAGCCCTTGTCCTATGCAACGGAAACCAATGGCAGTGCGAGCTATGCTGACTCAGATTCAGAAGAAGGCTTCAGCTTTGATTCGGTAGATTTTGACTCCCTCGGCAATGCTGGACTAGACGACGAGGGGGCCGCTGACTTTGAGTCAGGCGGGTTTGAACCTGGAGAAGTACAGGATTTTGCCGATCCCTTTGCCACGGGTGGCGATCCCTTTGGGGTGGGCAGCAGTGCATCGGATTTTGCCGATCCCTTTGGAGGCGAGATGGGCGATCGCAGTGACGACACCCACCCCAGCCTAGACGACACCTTTATTCCACCCCACGTGGATAGTTCAGACAGCTACTCTAGCGGCAGAATGGACTCCAGCGGCGGTATGCCCTTGCCCCAAAGCTCGGATGATGAAACCCTGTTTATGGGATCCGCAGACGACTTAAACGACGATTTTGGGGTAGAACCATCCTATGACTATGAGGCTCCCCCCTCTGGCTATGGCAATACCCCCGACTACGACGATGAGCGCACCTTTGTGTCCTCAGAAACCGGTGGGTTTACCATTGGCGACATGGAGGGGAGTGACTTTCCCACCAGCGATGATCCCCTAGCATCGGGGCGATCCTCTGGCAGCATGAGCGGTGGCATTGACTTTTTAGATGAGTTTGACGAGTTTGACGATCTGGGCAGCATTCCAGACTTCGACCTAGACGACAACTCCGCCGGGCTCACCAGTCCATCGATCGGTAGTGCTGATTTTGGTCTGTCTAGCAGTGGCACCCCGTCGTCCATCAGCGGTACTGCCTTTGACTTTGACAGCGGTGAAGACCAGTCCCTCATCCAAGAAGACGAGATTTTTAGCATCGCTGGCACCTCCGAGCAACTGCCGACCTTTACGGGAGATAGCCAGGGCGACGAGGCCGAAGTCAGCGTTGAGCAGGGGCCCTTCGCCTTCCTAGAAAATGCATCGATCCCCAGTAAGCGCTTATTGGTGTCCGGGTTGACCGGTGCCGCCTCTGCCTTTGCCGTTGCAGTCGCCACCTTTATCACCGCAACCGTTATCCAAGACGCTGATTCCTCTGCCACGGGGCGCTTGCGCATGAGCGGGCTTGTGATGGCGCTGGTGGGGGGTGCCACAGGATTCGGTGTATCGATGGTGTTATCGGGCGCGGCCAATAAACCCATTGAGCGATCGGTGGATGACTTGCGCAAGCAATTTCACTCCGTGTCCCAAGGTAACTTCAATGCGCGGGCAACCGTTTATTCCGAAGATGAATTTGGGCAGTTGGCCAACGGCTTCAACCAAATGGCACGGGTGATTCTCACCACCACGAGTGAGGCGCAGCGCAAGGCGGAAGAGCAGGAACAGGCCAAGGAAGATTTACAACGCCAGGTGATTCGCCTCTTGGATGATGTGGAAGGAGCGGCGCGGGGTGACCTGACCGTCCAAGCTGAGGTGACCGCAGACGTGCTCGGCGCAGTGGCAGATTCCTTTAACCTGACGATTCAAAACCTGCGAGACATTGTGCAGCAGGTGAAGGCCGCCGCCAAACAGGTGAACAAGGGATCGACGGAAAACGAAATTTTCGCGCGATCGCTCTCCTCCGATGCTTTACGGCAGGCAGAGGAACTGGCGGTGACCCTCAACTCGGTGCAGGTGATGACCGACTCGATTCAGCGGGTGGCAGAAAGCGCCCGAGAAGCGGAGGAAGTGGCGCGCTCAGCATCGGCAACCGCCTTGAAAGGTGGGGAAGCGGTGGAACGTACGGTGGCTGGTATTTTGCAAATTCGGGAAACCGTAGCAGAAACCACCCGCAAAGTGAAGCGCTTAGCAGAATCATCCCAGGAAATTTCCAAAATTGTGGCGTTGATTTCTCAGATCGCCTCGCGAACCAACCTCTTGGCATTGAACGCCAGTATTGAGGCGGCACGAGCCGGGGAAGCGGGTCGTGGATTCGCGATTGTGGCAGATGAAGTGCGACAGTTGGCGGATCGGGCAGCCAAAGCCTCGAAAGAGATTGAACAGATCGTGTTGCAAATTCAAAGTGAAACCGGCTCGGTGATGACCGCCATGGAGGAAGGCACCCAGCAGGTGATTGAAGGAACGCGCTTGGCGGAACAGGCCAAGCGGGCTCTTGAGGACATTATTCAGGTATCCAACCGGATTGATGTCCTCGTGCGATCGATTACCGCCGATACGGTGGAACAAACCGAAACCTCCCGAGCCGTGGCTCAGGTGATGCAATCGGTGGAGCTAACGGCCCAGGAAACGTCTCAGGAAGCCCAGCGGGTGTCTGCCTCTCTGCAAAGCCAGTTGAGTGTGGCGCGAGATCTCCTGAATTCTGTTGAACGATTCCGGGTTGAATAG